A genomic window from Silene latifolia isolate original U9 population chromosome Y, ASM4854445v1, whole genome shotgun sequence includes:
- the LOC141631374 gene encoding uncharacterized protein LOC141631374: MALNTQQFGTRRDVGEASGVNNVDITSIKDQMQENAQQIATLTTLVSKLVSDQSKPTVCSMNSDIVYTDTAGQPFIIANPEQVNALGRFNNQQRKYDPLSNTYNEGWKDHPNLRYGSGPRPQQNFQNNFQNHFRQQAPQPPSLEEMMKQLTSTVSQVHNQGVSYQQKTDAHLQQIDTQMGQICTTLSNIQTTLGGKLPAQPIPNPKESAQSVTLRSGRVLSEPEVNKNEIEKELEVRPLGKPEVEGQVIHKSKGLKSDLNVPTFKDPPPFPTRFAKTKKIELENEILETFRKVELNIPLLDAIKQIPKYAKFLKELCTNKRNIKNKTAEKVSVGENVSALIQRKVPTKCNDPGMFFIPCTIGSSKFERCMLDLGASINVMPKSVYESLHGGKLVGTDVMIQLADRSYAYPLGVLEDVLVQVGDLIFPADFYILDMGDSRDSTNVPLLLGRPFLKTSRAKIDVHNGILTMEFDGEVITFNIFDAMKYSDTIGSVCAVNYIDVIDWIAQQVFDDDHATNLSDMTGTLVPTSDIVNLSFVDSGKESTKLSLPPSSQKLVPSIIKAPELELKPLPR, encoded by the coding sequence ATGGCATTAAACACCCAACAGTTTGGTACTAGGAGAGATGTAGGAGAAGCTAGTGGGGTAAATAATGTTGACATTACGTCTATTAAGGATCAAATGCAAGAAAATGCCCAACAAATTGCTACTCTCACTACATTAGTTTCAAAACTTGTATCTGATCAGTCTAAACCAACTGTCTGTTCAATGAATTCTGATATTGTGTACACTGACACTGCTGGTCAGCCGTTTATTATTGCTAATCCTGAACAGGTTAATGCTTTGGGTAGGTTTAATAATCAACAAAGAAAATATGACCCTCTCTCAAACACTTATAATGAGGGTTGGAAGGATCACCCCAATTTAAGGTATGGTTCGGGACCTAGACCacaacaaaattttcaaaataattttCAGAATCATTTTAGGCAACAGGCACCCCAACCACCGTCACTAGAAGAGATGATGAAACAGTTAACCTCTACTGTAAGTCAAGTTCATAATCAGGGTGTCTCTTACCAACAGAAAACTGATGCTCACCTACAGCAAATAGACACACAAATGGGTCAAATCTGCACTACTCTGAGTAATATCCAAACTACCTTGGGGGGTAAACTACCAGCTCAACCAATTCCTAATCCTAAAGAGAGTGCTCAATCTGTAACACTTAGAAGTGGTAGGGTCTTAAGTGAACCTGAAGTAAATAAGAATGAAATTGAGAAAGAACTTGAGGTTCGACCGTTAGGAAAACCAGAGGTAGAGGGTCAAGTAATTCACAAGAGTAAAGGTCTTAAGTCTGATTTGAATGTACCAACCTTTAAAGATCCTCCCCCTTTCCCGACAAGGTTTGCTAAAACAAAGAAAATTGAACTTGAAAATGAAATCCTGGAAACTTTTAGGAAAGTGGAACTGAATATACCCTTGCTTGATGCCATtaaacaaattcctaagtatgcAAAATTTTTAAAAGAGCTTTGTACTAATAAGAGGAATATTAAAAATAAGACTGCTGAAAAAGTAAGTGTTGGGGAAAATGTGTCTGCTCTCATTCAAAGAAAAGTTCCTACGAAATGTAATGATCCAGGGATGTTCTTTATTCCCTGCACTATTGGTTCGTCTAAATTTGAAAGATGCATGCTAGACTTAGGGGCTTCCATTAATGTCATGCCTAAATCTGTGTATGAGTCTTTACATGGTGGAAAATTGGTCGGAACTGATGTCATGATCCAGCTAGCTGATAGATCATATGCATACCCATTAGGTGTTCTAGAAGATGTTCTTGTTCAAGTGGGTGACTTAATTTTTCCTGCTGATTTTTATATTCTTGATATGGGTGATTCTCGTGATTCGACTAATGTGCCATTGCTGCTAGGTAGACCTTTTCTTAAAACTTCACGAGCTAAAATTGATGTGCATAATGGTATTTTAACAATGGAATTTGATGGTGAAGTTATCACATTTAACATTTTTGATGCTATGAAGTATTCTGACACAATTGGCAGTGTGTGTGCTGTCAATTATATTGATGTTATAGACTGGATTGCACAACAAGTTTTTGACGATGACCATGCTACTAATCTGTCCGATATGACAGGAACTCTTGTACCCACTTCTGATATAGTGAACCTTAGCTTTGTTGACTCTGGTAAGGAATCTACTAAACTTTCCCTACCCCCATCGAGTCAAAAACTTGTCCCATCTATTATTAAAGCACCTGAACTTGAACTTAAACCTCTTCCCCGCTAA